From Pedobacter indicus, a single genomic window includes:
- a CDS encoding error-prone DNA polymerase, protein MDYSELQVTSNFSFLRGASHPHELVEQAAEYGYKKIAITDRNSMAGIVRAHSATKERNIKIIPACRLDLLDGPSLLAYPTDKEAYGRLSALLSLGNLRAEKGQCHLFKNDVYEHSKGIIFIAVNPGHLNRYYSFEDSFIQSIAEYKEALGKQVYISATRSYMGHDDKLIFRTQQLCEQYDLPMVATNDVHYHDPGRRELQDVLTCIREKCTIYEAGFRLHQNAERFLKPINEIYRLFREHPDAIQNALEISEACTFSLSELQYVYPVEINQCGRTPLEELEHLTWEGAHRHYGEEIPEKVVGMIHHEMSFIKEKDYANYFLFVEDVVREARNRGILCQGRGSAANSAVCFCLGITSVNPNKFELLFERFISSERDEPPDIDVDFEHERREEIIQYIYDKYGRDRAAIVATVTQVHQKGAIRDVGRAMGLSVDTINRLSSSIWRYSDDWFDDKMIKEQGLDPNNPHLQKTLNLTTQMIGFPRQLGQHTGGFVVTQGKLTDLCPILNARMDGRTNIEWNKDDIEELGFLKVDVLALGMLTCIRKAFDLCRDHYNKEWSLADIPQDVPEVYQMISQADTLGVFQIESRAQMSMLPRLKPKEFYDLVIEVAIVRPGPIQGDMVHPYLRRRNGEEEEDYPMPELEPILKRTKGVPLFQEQAMKIAIVAAGFSAHDADGLRRSMATFKSNGQVNRYKEKLIQGMIAKGYTQEFAERIFKQLEGFGSYGFPESHAASFALLVYVSSWLKCIYPDVFATALLNSMPMGFYQPAQIVIDAQKHGVEVRPPDINYSIWNNRLEEKIGEHYAIRLGFRQIKGLQKTELDVLIASRGKKYKTIDSLRNIGLSIAALEKLADADAFRSLGMDRRQAFWEIAALQDMPKALFKGQPSESASEAQVELPLMTPGEHVLHDYASIGLSLKAHPVSFVRPQLEMLRVLSTLAINEDVLDGEFVKVAGLVLVRQRPATAAGICFITIEDETGSANLVVFEKLFKTYRKEILNAKLLMVEGKVQREGKVVHVIVKKCFDLTRLMSKLMQKQAIASLNPKIENEEIPSNTFYKGRNFR, encoded by the coding sequence ATGGATTATAGTGAATTGCAGGTTACTTCAAATTTCAGCTTTTTACGAGGAGCATCCCACCCTCATGAACTTGTGGAACAGGCAGCGGAGTATGGGTATAAAAAAATAGCGATTACGGATCGGAATTCTATGGCTGGTATTGTCAGAGCTCATTCCGCCACTAAGGAAAGAAATATCAAAATCATACCTGCTTGTCGTTTGGATTTACTGGACGGCCCCAGTTTGTTAGCCTATCCGACAGATAAAGAGGCGTATGGTAGATTGTCTGCATTGCTATCCTTGGGTAATCTACGAGCAGAAAAAGGTCAATGTCATTTATTCAAGAACGATGTATATGAACATTCAAAAGGTATAATTTTCATTGCAGTAAACCCAGGTCACCTTAACCGTTATTATTCTTTTGAAGATTCCTTTATTCAAAGTATTGCAGAATATAAAGAGGCTCTGGGTAAGCAAGTGTATATCTCTGCTACCCGTAGCTATATGGGGCATGATGATAAACTTATTTTCCGTACCCAGCAATTATGTGAACAATATGATTTGCCGATGGTGGCTACGAATGATGTCCATTACCATGATCCTGGACGTCGGGAACTGCAAGATGTGCTTACTTGCATTCGAGAAAAATGTACGATTTACGAAGCAGGTTTTCGTTTGCATCAAAATGCGGAACGCTTCCTAAAACCCATCAACGAAATATACCGTTTGTTTAGAGAACACCCTGATGCTATCCAGAATGCACTGGAAATATCTGAAGCATGTACGTTTTCGCTTAGCGAACTGCAATATGTTTATCCTGTAGAGATTAATCAATGTGGAAGGACACCACTCGAAGAACTAGAACATTTGACATGGGAAGGTGCTCACAGACATTATGGTGAGGAAATTCCAGAAAAGGTAGTCGGCATGATACATCATGAGATGAGTTTCATTAAAGAGAAAGATTATGCTAATTATTTTCTATTTGTGGAAGACGTTGTACGTGAAGCGAGAAATCGTGGAATATTATGTCAGGGGAGGGGCTCTGCTGCTAATTCAGCTGTTTGTTTTTGTTTGGGGATCACCTCAGTAAACCCCAATAAGTTTGAACTCTTGTTCGAGCGATTTATATCTTCTGAAAGAGATGAACCTCCTGATATTGATGTTGATTTTGAACATGAGCGCAGGGAGGAGATCATTCAATATATCTATGATAAATATGGTCGTGATCGGGCAGCGATTGTAGCTACTGTTACACAAGTTCATCAAAAAGGTGCCATAAGGGACGTTGGTAGAGCTATGGGATTATCGGTTGATACCATTAATCGTCTGTCCAGTTCTATATGGCGGTATAGCGATGATTGGTTTGACGATAAAATGATAAAGGAGCAAGGGCTTGACCCCAATAACCCACATCTGCAAAAGACATTAAACCTGACGACTCAGATGATTGGGTTTCCTCGCCAATTAGGTCAGCATACAGGAGGCTTTGTGGTAACGCAGGGAAAGCTGACTGACCTTTGTCCGATTTTGAACGCCCGGATGGACGGACGTACGAATATAGAATGGAATAAAGATGATATAGAAGAATTAGGTTTTCTGAAAGTCGACGTACTGGCCTTGGGTATGTTGACCTGTATCAGAAAAGCATTTGATTTATGCAGAGATCATTACAACAAAGAATGGTCTTTAGCTGACATACCTCAGGATGTACCAGAAGTTTATCAGATGATTAGCCAGGCAGACACATTGGGTGTTTTTCAAATTGAAAGTCGCGCTCAAATGTCTATGTTGCCTCGTTTAAAGCCGAAAGAATTTTATGATCTGGTGATTGAAGTAGCTATTGTTCGTCCGGGTCCCATACAAGGAGATATGGTTCATCCTTATCTACGTAGACGCAATGGAGAAGAAGAGGAAGACTATCCTATGCCTGAATTAGAACCTATATTAAAAAGAACCAAAGGTGTTCCTCTCTTTCAGGAACAGGCCATGAAAATCGCTATTGTTGCTGCCGGATTTTCAGCACATGATGCTGATGGCCTTCGCAGAAGCATGGCAACTTTTAAATCAAACGGCCAAGTAAACCGGTATAAGGAAAAACTAATTCAGGGTATGATAGCAAAAGGCTATACTCAGGAATTTGCTGAACGTATATTTAAACAACTAGAGGGTTTTGGCAGTTATGGTTTTCCCGAAAGCCACGCCGCGAGCTTTGCTTTGTTGGTATATGTGTCAAGCTGGTTGAAATGTATATACCCCGATGTTTTTGCAACAGCTCTGCTCAACAGTATGCCAATGGGCTTTTATCAACCTGCACAAATCGTTATCGATGCTCAGAAACACGGTGTAGAGGTCCGACCTCCAGATATCAATTATTCAATATGGAACAATCGTCTGGAAGAAAAAATAGGAGAGCATTATGCTATTCGTTTAGGGTTCCGACAAATCAAAGGCTTACAAAAAACAGAGTTGGATGTATTGATAGCATCTCGGGGAAAAAAATATAAGACTATTGATTCTTTAAGGAATATAGGATTAAGCATTGCTGCTTTAGAAAAGTTAGCTGATGCTGATGCATTCCGTTCGTTAGGTATGGATAGAAGGCAAGCTTTTTGGGAAATTGCAGCCTTGCAAGATATGCCAAAGGCGCTCTTTAAAGGACAACCTTCTGAAAGTGCATCAGAGGCACAAGTTGAGTTACCTTTGATGACTCCGGGTGAACACGTGCTGCACGATTATGCTTCAATTGGACTTTCTTTAAAAGCACATCCGGTGAGTTTTGTCCGCCCTCAATTAGAAATGTTGCGAGTATTATCAACACTTGCTATTAATGAAGATGTGTTAGACGGGGAGTTTGTAAAGGTTGCAGGCTTGGTTCTTGTCAGACAAAGACCGGCAACGGCTGCTGGTATATGTTTTATCACCATTGAAGATGAAACAGGATCTGCAAATCTGGTTGTTTTTGAAAAATTATTTAAAACCTATCGGAAAGAGATTTTAAATGCCAAACTATTAATGGTAGAAGGAAAAGTACAACGAGAAGGAAAAGTCGTCCATGTGATTGTGAAAAAGTGTTTTGACTTAACAAGGTTGATGAGTAAATTGATGCAAAAACAAGCTATAGCAAGCCTGAACCCGAAAATAGAGAATGAAGAAATCCCTTCGAATACATTTTACAAAGGACGAAACTTCAGGTAA